The following nucleotide sequence is from Pseudomonas putida S13.1.2.
AGGTTGGCACCAATGGATTGACCAACCCCATTGAGCGAGTCCAACGCCCCCTGCATTTCGGTTGAAGAACAACCCGTCAGGAAAAAAGGCAGAAGCGCCAAGGCTCGGTATTTCTTCATTGCAGTCCCTCGCAAGGTTCATCGTTTGAATATTCGAAGCAAGTGTTCATCTGGCGGCTAACGGGCCTGCCCTGTCAGTGCATGGCATGGCAACTGCGCAGGCGCTACAGGCCTGAAAGCGAGAGTCAGATCGCCGGGATGAAGAAGAGTTCAATGGGTAGCAGCCGTAGTAAACCTGTGGGAGCGGCCTTGTGTCGCGATGGGCCGCAAAGCGGCCCCCGATGTCAGCATCTAAGCTGTGATGGAGCACCCTCCTCCCCAGAGCCCGCACCATGCCCGAACCACCTCGCGTCGACTGGCAACGCTGGCTGCCCGGCCTGGTTACCCTGCTCCACTACCAACGCGCCTGGCTCGCCAAGGACATCGCCGCCGGCCTGGTGCTGACAACCATGCTGGTGCCCGTGGGCATTGCCTACGCCGAAGCGTCCGGCGTACCCGGTATCTACGGCCTGTACGCCACCATCATCCCGTTGCTGGCCTACGCCTTGTTCGGCCCCAGCCGGATCCTTGTGCTGGGCCCGGACTCGGCACTGGCCGCGCCGATCCTGGCGGTGGTGGTGCAGTACGCCGCCAGCGACCCGCAGCGGGCAATCGCCATCGCCAGCATGATGGCGCTGGTCGCCGGGGCGTTCTGCGTGATTGCCGGCCTGCTGCGCCTGGGCTTCATCACCGAGTTGCTGTCCAAGCCGATCCGCTATGGCTACATGAATGGCATCGCCCTGACGGTGTTGATCAGCCAGCTGCCGAAACTGTTCGGCCTGTCTGTGGACAGCCAAGGCCCGCTGCGGGATATCTGGAACCTGATCCAGGCCTTGCTCGCCGGCCAGGGTCATTGGCCAAGCTTCATGGTCGGTGGCGCCAGCCTGGCGCTGATCCTGCTGCTCAAGCCCTTCAAGCGCGTGCCAGGCATCCTCATTGCGGTGGTACTGGCGACGCTGGCGGTGAGCCTGCTGGGGCTCGACCAGCAAGGCGTGAACGTGCTCGGCAAGTTGCCGCAAGGGCTGCCCAGCTTCGCCTTGCCCTGGGTCAGCGATATAGACCTGGTGGAGGTGCTGCTTGGTGGCATCGCGGTGGCGCTGGTGTCGTTCGCCGATACCAGTGTGCTGTCACGCTCCTATGCCGCACGCCTGAAAATGCCGGTCAACCCGAACCAGGAAATGTTTGGCCTGGGCGTAGCCAACCTCGCCTCGGGGTTGTTCCAGGGCATTCCTATCAGCAGCAGCGCGTCGCGCACACCGGTGGCCGAGGCAGCCGGCTCGCAAACCCAGCTCACCGGCATTATCGGTGCGCTGGCGGTAACCCTGTTGCTGCTGGTAGCGCCCAACCTGATGCAGCACCTGCCCAGCAGCGCCCTGGCGGCTGTGGTGATTGCCGCAGCAGTGGGGCTGTTCGAGTTCGCCGACCTCAAACGTATATTCCGCATGCAGCAGTGGGAGTTCTGGCTGTCGTTCACCTGCTTCGTCGGCGTGGCGGTGTTTGGCGCCATTCCCGGTATCTGCATTGCGGTGGCAATAGCGGTGATCGAGTTTCTGTGGGACGGCTGGCGGCCACACCATGCAGTGCTGGGCCGGGTGGATGGCACCCGGGGGTACCACGATGTGCAGCGTTATCCACAGGCACGACGCATTCCGGGGCTGGTGTTGCTGCGTTGGGACGCGCCGCTGTTCTTTGCCAATGCCGAGCAGTTCCAGAGCACAGTGATGGCGGCTGTAGACGAGTCGCCGACGCCGGTGCAGCGGCTGCTAATAGCCGCGGAACCGGTGACCAGTATCGACATCACCTCGGCAGACATGCTGGCCGAGCTGGACCGGGCACTGGAGGCACGAGGGGTGGAATTGCAGTTTGCCGAGATGAAAGACCCGGTAAAGGACAAGATGCGGCGGTTCGGGTTGTTTCAGCATATGGGGGAAAAGGCCTTTCACCCCACGGTGGGTGCCGCTGTGGATGCCTATCTGGAAGAAAGTGGGGTTGATTGGCAGCCCTAGGTTCCCTGTGCTGGCTGCTTCGCGGACTCACCCGCGAAGCAGCGCACGCCGAACCCGAAGCCGGTCAATCCAGATCAACATGGCACTGGCATACACCGAGACCGCCAGAAACAAGGCCATGCGCACCGCAAAGGCCTTGTACACATCCTGCCCACCCGCACTGTCCTGCACCGACTGCCCCAGCAAGATCAGCATGGTGGTCAGGCAACTGACCCAGTACGCCGGGCTCTGCCGGTTGGGCACCGCCTGATACAGCCGCCGCGCCTGCCACAGGACGAACAGCAGCACCCAGAGGAAGAACATCCACAGGTGCACGAACAGGCTCAACGCGCCCCACATCAGTATCGCCAGCAGACCGGCAAGCAAGGTCGAACCAATCAGCTCTCGGCTGGCGTGCCGCGCGCGGGTTTCGCCCGCTTGTTGCCCCACACTCACTGCCTTCATGATCAGCGGCATGTACTGGTCCGGGGCAATCAACGCCAGCAGAAACGCAGGCATCACGATCAGCGTGGCGCGCAATGCCACCCAGCTGACATGCTCGCTGCCCGGCAGCGGTGGTACCGGTTGCGCCGGTGCTTCCGCAGGTTCGGGAAACAGCACATGCGCCAGCGCCGTGCCCAGCACTGCCAGCAGCATGCCTTTGGCCAGCGCTTCGACCACCGACAGCGCCAAGGTGAAGTCGCTGGTGCCGGCGGCCGCGATCATGGTCAGGCCGACCACCATCAAGTTCGCCAGCAGGCCGTTGCCGCCCTTCAGCGCGTAGCGCAAGGTGAGGAACACACCCACGCCCACCAGCAATACCCCGCTCACCGGCGCGTGACGCAACAGCGGAACCAGCAATAGCCCGCTGCCACAGGCGAGCAGTACCAGCACCGCCAAGGCCGGCGCCGCTCGCAGAGGCAATGGCTGGCTGCGCATGGCCAGCAACAGCACGGCGAACACCGGTGCCAGGATCGGCACCGGCAAGCCGATGCCAAAACTCACTGCCAGGCACAGCGCCACACCCCAGGCCAGGCGCAGGGCCCGCAAGCGGCGCAACTCAATAGGCATAGGACAACCAGCTCATCAGCCACATGAACAGCCGGCCCAGCAGGTTCAGCGGGTTACCTTCGCTGGGCAACGCCATGACCTCGGCCTGCCCGCCTACCCGCAGCCCGCGCTTGTCCGGCAGCTGATCACGCTCCAGCTCGACAATCACCGGAAAGCGCTGGGCCGAACGCAGCCACTCGCGGCTGTTCTGCACGGTGGGCAATGTGCCCGGCGGGGTGCCCTGGCCCACGCTCACGCCGTAGCCGATGCTGCGGATATGCCCCTTCAACACGGTGCCGGGCAATGCATCAAGCACTACCAGCACCGGGGTGTCGGGGCGCAGGCGGCCGAGGTTGTTCTCGGTCATGTCGGCACTTATCCACACGTCATGGATACTGATCAGGGTCATCATCGGGCTACCCGCCCCGACATAGTGGCCAACATCGGTGCGCAGGTCGGTGATGAGCCCGTTGGCATCGGCGCGCACCACGGTACGAGCAAGGTCCAGGCGGGCCTTTTCCACATTGGCCGCGGCACTGCGCAGCTGGGCGTTGTCATCCTGTGCCCCGCCCTGCTGCTCGCGGGCGCGCTGCACTTCGGCACGGGCCGCTGCCACCTGGCTGATGGCCTGGTCGCGGGTGGCCTGGGCGCCTTCCAGGCGGCGCACCGATACCGTGCCGGGGTCCTCATCGATCAGGCGCTTGAGCCGCTCGGCATCCTGCCGCGCCTTGCGCTCGTTGGCCTGAGCGGCCACCAGCGCTGCCTGGGCCGAATCGATGCCAGCGGTACTGGCGCCGATCTGCCGGCGCACCGTATCGAGGTCTGCTTCGGCGCGGGCCAAGGCAATGCGGTACTGCTCCTGGTCGAGTTCGAACAGCACATCGCCCTGGCGCACTTCCTGGTTGTTGCCTACCGCCACGCGCTTGATCTGCCCTGCCACCTCGGCGGCCACCGGTACCACGTAGGCCTGCAGGCGGGCCTGCTGGGTGTATGGCGTGAAGCGGTCGGCCAACAGGTACCAGAGCAGGCTCACGGCGATCAGCAGCAGCACCCAGCGCATGCCGCGATCAGGGGCTGACGGGGGCATGGCGTCGCTCATTGGCTTTCACCTTGTGCATGTGCGGTGGGGGCTGGCGGGTCGAGCAGGTCGCCCCAATCAGTGCGTTGCTGCATCTGCTGACGCGTGGCCGGGTCGATCGGTGCGCGGCGGGTGTCCCAGCCACCGCCCAAGGCCTTGTACAAGCTCACCAGGCTGCTGACGGCGTTGCCGCGGCTGACCAGGTAGCCATCCTGTTGTTGCAACAGCAGTTGCTGGGCGTCGAGCACGCGCTGGAAGTCGGCGAAGCCTTCGCGGTACTGCGAGCTGGCCAGGTTCAGCGAGCGTTGCGCAGCCTGGGAGGCCTGGTCGCGAATGGTTGCACTCTGCAGCGAGCGCACCAGCCCGCTGGCGGCATCGTCGGCCTCACGGGCGGCTTCGCGCACGCTCTGGTGGTACAACTCGATCAGTTGCTGCAAGCGGGCATCTTCTACCCGCACGGCATTCTTGCGCCGGCCATAGTCCAACGGGTTCCAGATCAGGCTGGGCCCGGCGGCGATGTCGAAGGTATTGGGCAGGTGGCTGGCCGAGACGAAGCTCCAGCCGATGCTGCCCAGCAGGCTCAGCTGTGGATAAAGATCCGCCTCGGCCACGCCGACCAACGCCGATTGCGCCGCCACTGCCTGCTCGGCGGCGCGGATATCCGGGCGGCGCTGCAGCAGGCTGGCAGGTACGCCCTGCAACACTGCGCGGTCTGGCAGCGGCAGCTGGCCATGGCCGGGCTCCAGCTGCGGCAGCGGCCCGGGTGGGCGGCCCAGCAACGAGCACAGCACGTTACGCAGGGCGTTGAGCTGGTTCTCGAATTCGGGGATGGTGGCCAGGGTTGCCAGGTATTGAGTGCGCGCTTGCTGCCAGTCGAGTTCGTCATTTTCGCCATGGCGGAACAACCGTTCGGTGATCTCCAGGCTGCGCGCCTGGCGCTTGCCGTTCTCTTGCGCGATAGCCAGCCGCGCCTCCGCAGTACGCAGGGCAAAGTAGGTGTCGGCCACTTGTGCACGCAGCAGCAGCATGGCGTCGGCATAGTTGGACTGAGAGGCGAAGTACAGGGCATCGGCGCTTTCGATGGCGCGACTGAAGCGGCCCCAGAAGTCGATTTCCCAGCCAATGTCGAAGCCGACACTGGATTGCCAGAACACCGAGTCGCGCGCAGTGGCAGTGCCGGACTGGTTCTGCTTCAGGTACAGGCTCTGCGCACTCAGCTGCTGCAGCTGTGGATAACGCCCGGTCTGCACGATGGCCAACTGGGCACGGGCTTCAGCAATGCGCAGGCCAGCCACGCGCAGGTTGGTGTTGTTGGCATCGGCCTCGGCAATCAGCGCATCCAGCTTCGGGTCGGCGAATACCGCCCACCACTGGCGCAGGTCGGGTGTTGCGGCGCTGCGCCCTGCCTGCTCCAGCAATGGCGTGCTCCAGCCGTCCAGCCACGGGTGTTGGGGCTTTTCGAAATCCGGGCCGACCTGGGTGCAGCCGGCCAGCACCATCAGCAACCCTAGGCCATAGCAGTGGTTGGGCATGGTTCAAGCAGCAGGGGGTGCCGGTTGCTCCGGCACCTGCAGCGCTACCCATTGCCAGAACAACACGTAGGTCACACCAAGGATCACCGGGCCGATGAACAAGCCAATGATGCCTTTGACCACCATGCCACCCAGTGCTCCAATCAGCACCACCGGCATCGGTACGTCCACCCCGCGCCCCAGCAGCAGTGGTTTGAGCACGTTGTCGGCCAGCCCGGCGACAAAGGTGTAGATGGCAAAGATGATGGTGGCCACAGTGAAGCCTTCGACGTTGAACACGTAGATGATCACCGGCAGCGTGACCAGGGTGGCGGGTGCCTGGGCAATGCCCAGCATGAGGATGACGATGGCCAGCATGCCGGCCCCGGGCACACCTTTGATCACAAAGCCAACCCCGATCAGCAGCATCTGGATGAAGGCGATGCCGATCACGCCCTGCGCCACCGCGCGAATGGTGGCGGTACACAACTTGGCCAAAGGTTTGCCGCGCTCTTCGCCCGATACCCGCATGGCGATACGCTGCGCGGCGACTTCACCGCGGTCACCGAAGGCCATGATGACTCCGGAAATGATGATCGCACCGATGAACAGAAAAAAGGCCGCACCGGCGCTGGCCGCAGCGCCTAACACCGTAAGCCCGGCACCCTTGATTTGCGGCATCCACTGATTCAGTACGCTGGCCATGTTTTCGGAGGCCGCCAACCATAGCGCATGCACCTTCGGCCCGATCAGTGGCCAGGCGGCCACAGACTCAGGTGGCGTCGGCACGCTCCAGGCCCCGCTCTTGAGCAACGTCACCAGGCTGTCCACCGACTCGCCGATGGACATTACCACCAGGTAGATCGGCACCAGCAGCACCACCAATACCAGTAGCACCACCAGCGTCGCCGCATAGCCATGCTTGAGCCCGGTACGGCGCTGAAGGCGGCAATGCAACGGGTACAAGGTAACCGCCAGGATCACCGCCCACAGCATCAGCTCAAGGAACGGCTGGAACACCTCGAACGCGAATATCACCAAGGCAGCCACCAGGCCAGCCTTGATCAACACATCGAGCAAGCCCCGCGACAGCGCACTGTCCAGCTTGATACCCGGTTGCATGCTGCACCTCCGAACATTCAGTTCGCGTGTGTCTCGATTCAGGGGTCCGTTTCCGGGGTTGCCTGCGCGGGGGGGACGTCGCGCAGCCGCCGCGCCAAAGCCATCATCACCAACGGCACCACGGCCATCGACAGGGTGATGGCCAGTACCAGCAAGTCATGCACCTGTGGCGACAACACCTGATGGTCCCGCGCCAGCTTGAACACCACGAAGGCGAACTCGCCCCCAGAGGCCAGCACCACGCCCAGGCACAACGCCTGGGACGGGTTCAGGCCACCGGCCATGCGCCCCAGGCCATACAGCAACGGCAGCTTGATGCTCACCAGCAGCAGCGTCAGCCCCAACACCGCCAGCGGCATGCCCAACAGCAGGTGCAGGTCGGCGCTCATCCCCACGCCCACGAAAAACAGCCCCAGCAGCAAGCCCTTGATCGGTTCGACCTGGGTTTCCAGCTCGTGGCGAAACGGCGACTCGGCCATCAGCACGCCGGCCAGAAATGCCCCTAGCGCCATCGACACGCCTATGTGCTCCATCAACCAGGCGGTACCCAGCACCACCAGCAAGGCCGTGGCGGTGGACAGCTCAGGCAGCCCCGAACCCACCGTCCACTTGAACACCGGGGTCAACAGATAGCGACCAAAGATAATCAGCACACCAATGCCCGCAGCCACAGCCAGCAACGGCCAGGCCCCTTCGTCGGCGGTGCTGACATTGCCACCGAGCAGCGGCACAACGGCAATCAAGGGAATGGCGGCGATGTCCTGGAACAGCAGGATGGCCACGGCCAGGCGGCCATGCGGCTTGCCAAGGTCCTTGCGCTCGGCCAGTACCTGCAAGCCAAAGGCAGTGGAAGACAGCGCCAGGCCTACGCCGAGCACGATGGCAGCCGGCCTGGACTGGTCGAACAGCCAATAGGCCAGCAGCCCAAGCACCACGGCGGTCAGCCCCACTTGCAGCGTACCCACACCGAACAGCGCCCGGCGCATGGTCCACAAGCGCCGGGGCGATAGCTCCAGGCCAATGACGAACAGCAGCATCACCACGCCCATCTCTGACAGACGCGCCACGTTATCGGGGTTGTTCAGCAGGCCGAGCACCGAGGGCCCGATGAGCATGCCGGCCAGCAGATACCCAGGCACAGCGCCCATCCGCAAACGCTGCGCCAGTGGCACCAGAAGCACCACGGCCAACAGGAACACCACCGTCGCCTGCAACAGGCTGCCGTCATGTGGCATGAGCTCTTACCCTCGCAGCTCCCCGCAGGAAGGGGTTCAGAAGCGTTCTTCGACGACCTTGAACGGGTAGGCCACAGCCTTGTACTTGCCGATCTTGCCGCGCTTGGGCAGCTTCACCACCTGGTCACGGGTGATGTCCTTGTACGGAATCCGGCTGAGCAAATGGCTGATGATGTTCAGCCGGGCGCGGCGTTTATCGTTGGAATGGGCCATGAACCACGGCGCCCAGGCGGTATCCGACGCGGCGAACATGTCGTCACGCGCCTGGGTGTAGTCATCCCAGCGGGTATACGACTTGAGGTCCATGGGCGAAAGCTTCCACAGCTTGCGGCCATCGTTGATGCGATCCTGCAGGCGGAGGGTCTGCTCCTCGGCGCTGACCTCGAGCCAGTACTTGATGAGGATGATCCCCGACTCGACCATGACCTTTTCGAACACGGGCACACCGGTGAGGAACTTGTCGACGAGTTCGTCGGAGCAAAAGCCCATTACCCGCTCGACGCCCGCACGGTTGTACCAGCTGCGATCGAAGATCACCACCTCGCCCGCTGCGGGCAAATGCCCCAGGTAGCGCTGCAGGTACATCTGGGTTTTTTCCCGCTCGGTCGGTGCCGGCAGCGCCACCACGCGAAACACCCGCGGGCTGACGCGCTCGGTAATGGCCTTGATGGTGCCGCCCTTGCCGGCGCCATCGCGGCCTTCGAAGACGATGCATACCTTCAGCCCCTTGGCCACCACCCACTCCTGCAACTTCACCAGCTCCACATGCAGGTGCTTGAGCGCTTTCTCGTACGCCTTGCCGCCCAGTTTTTCTGGCTGTTCCTGGGTGGGTTTCTTCCTGGACGGCTTCGACATGACACTCTCCTGAAGGCGAATGAAGAGTCAGTATGGTCGATTCATGACGGTTTGCCGCTTCGAGGCGGGGCTGCGTGCAGCCCCGAAGAGGTACTATTTGGCCAGCTTGTTGTAACTGGTCATCAGGTTGCGGTAGTCCGGGATATGGTTGGAGAACAGGGTACCCAACCCCTCGACGTCGTTACGCCAGTCCCGGTGCAGCTCGCAGGCCACGCCAAACCAGGTCATCAGCTGCCCCCCGGCGGCCTCCATGCGCCGCCACGCCGAGTCACGGGTCAGTTCATTGAAGGTGCCAGAGGCGTCGGTGACGACGAACACCTCAAAGCCCTCCTCCAGCGCCGACAAGGCCGGGAAGGCCACGCACACCTCGGTGACCACACCAGCGATCAGCAGCTGCTTCTTGCCAGTGGCTTTTACCGCTTTGACGAAATCTTCGTTGTCCCAGGCGTTGATGTTGCCGGGGCGTGCGATGTAGGGGGCGTCAGGGAACTGCTCTTTCAGCTCCGGCACCAGCGGGCCGTTGGGGCCGGTCTCGAAGCTGGTGGTGAGAATGGTCGGCAACTTGAAGTACTTGGCCAGGTCGGCCAGCGCCAGTACGTTGTTCTTGAAACGGTCGGGGTCGATATCCCTTACCAGCGAGAGCAGACCGGCCTGGTGGTCGACCAGCAGGACGGCGGCGTTGTTCTTGTCCAGACGCTTGTATTGGAAGGTCACGGTGAACTCCTTGCTTCAGCGGGTTGGGAGTATCAGCGTAGGCAAGGATCAAGGGTGGGACAGACCGTCAGTCGGTTCGCTTGTTGTTGCCTGTACCGGCCTCATCGCCGGCAAGCCAGCTCCCACAAGGTACTGTGTCTTCCTTGGGCATCAGGCACGGGGAGATGGCAGAAATGTGGCTGAACATTCGCTGCTGTGAGATGACAGTTGGATAACTGAGGCAGATCTCAATGGGAGCGGGACGTAGCCTATTTGGCGACCCGACGATACTGCTGCTTGGGACTGCGAGGTGAATCGGGATCTGTCATTTCGATCAAGCCAGCAGCCAAGGCCGGGTGCAAATAACTCTTACGGAATGTGGCACGGTGCGAGAGACCCAGCTGATGCATGAGATCACTTGTCTTCAAAGCAACACCAGCGGGCAGCACCTTGAGAAGATTCGCTACTTGGTCGGTTACTTGGTCGGTTACTTGGTCGCTCTCTTTGGCTTCTACAAGCGCACTTAGCAACGCTTCAAGCATGTACTCGACAAACGGGGTAGCTTCAGCAGCCTGGTCAGCCGCAGCCAGCGCTGCGTAGTAAGCGTCCTGCTGCTCACGGATAACGGTTTCGACCGGCAGGTAGGCCATCGCTGGTCGCCACCGGCTAAGCAGAAGGGTTTGCCATAGCCGTCCCATGCGCCCGTTGCCGTCAGCAAACGGGTGGATGAATTCGAATTCGTAGTGGAATACACAGCTGGTAATCAGCGGATGCCAATCGTTGTTCGAGAGCCAATCCAATAAATCGTGCACCAGTGTCGCCACCCGGCTGGCCGGTGGTGCCATATGTAACAGGCGAGAACCCCGATAAATGCCCACTCCACCGCGCCGGTAACGCCCAGCGTCGTCTATCAGGCCATGCATCAGCATCCCATGCGCGGCAAGCAGGTCGCTCGGGGACTCGGCACGCCAGTCAGGCATCGCATCGTAGGTAGCAAATGCATTGCGGACCTCCTGAATTTCACGCGGCAGACCTAGAACACGCTTGCCATCCAGCAGCGCGGTTACCTGCTCGACGCTCAGGGTGTTGTTTTCAATGGCAAGCGACGCCTGAATGGTACGAATCCGGTTCCCTCGCCGAAGTTGCGGCGTAAGCGCTGCATTGCGATAGGCAGTCAATAACCCCACTTGCTCACTGACTTCGGCAACCAGAGCCAGAATCCGGGGGGTCACCGTCAGCGGTGGTTGGTAATTGCTCATTGCCTGCAACCTGAAGGGGTGGTGAACGACGCCGGCCATGGAAGGGATCGTGGAAATGCTGGATGCCACAGCTGCAGACACCTTAATCGACACGTTACGCGAGGGTAAAGGAAGCATTGCCATCACTTCACAAATTCCTGAACTGATTATTTGCCTCCAGCGATTTGTCCCCTCTTCAACCACCACCAGAATCGCTTCACCATAATCACAAAAACCGTGAGGCCACTCCCGTGGACCAGACCCTTCAGGTGCGCCAAGCCGCCGCCGACCTCGTTGCCGCGTTCGCCAGCAACGACACCGCCCGCTATTTCGCCTGCTTCAGCGAAGACGCCACGTTCCTCTTCCACACCTTGCCGCAACCGCTGCTGTCGCGCCGTGCCTACGAAGACCTCTGGGCGCAGTGGCAGGCCGATGGTTTTGCCGTGCTTGCCTGCGAGTCGGGCAATGCCCACGTGAGCCTGCAAGGTGACGTGGCGATCTTCATGCACGACGTGGCCACGTCTATCCGCATCGCCGGCGAAGAACACCAGTTGAGCGAGCGCGAGACCATCGTCTTCCGCCGCCAGGGTGACCAGTGGCTGGCCTGCCACGAGCACCTGTCGGTCGTGTCGCCGGCCTGAACATCTTTTTACGCGGCCCTGCCGCCCTGCCATCGCACCCACAAGAAGGCCCGCGCACGCGCAGGCCCACAACAACCGCGCTGGAGCATCACCATGAGCCACTCGACCGGTATCGAGACCAACGGCGTCGAACAGATCCCTGATGATCAACGCGACGCCTCCCCGCTGGACCTGTTTCGCCTGATTTTCGGCGGTGCCAATACCTTCGCCACCGCCGTGCTGGGCAGCTTCCCCGTGCTGTTCGGCCTGTCGTTCCAGGCGGGCGTGTGGGCCATTCTGCTCGGCGTTGGCGTGGGCGCGCTGATTCTTGCGCCGATGGGGTTGTTCGGTGCGCTTAACGGCACCAACAACGCCGTGTCGTCGGGCGCACACTTTGGCGTGCACGGGCGTATCGTCGGCTCGTTCCTGTCGCTGCTCACGGCGGTGGCGTTCTTCTCGCTGTCGGTGTGGAGCTCGGGCGATGCCCTGGTCGGCGGCGCCAAGCGCCTGGCCGGCCTGCCGGAAACCGACCTCACCCTGGGCCTGGCCTACGGCCTGTTCGCGGTGCTGGTGCTGGTGGTGTGCATCTTCGGCTTCCGCTTCATGCTGTGGGTCAACAAGATTGCCGTGTGGGCTTCGAGCCTGCTGTTCCTGCTGGGCATCGTTGCCTTTGCCGGGCCGTTCGATGCCGGCTACGCAGGTAGCGTCAACCACGGCCAGGCGGGCTTCTGGGCGGCGTTCGTCGGCGCAGCGATCCTGGCCATGAGCAACCCGGTGTCGTTTGGCGCCTTCCTGGGCGACTGGTCGCGCTATATCCCGCGTGCGACACCCAAGACGCGCATCATGCTGGCAGTAATTGCCGCCCAGGGCGCAA
It contains:
- a CDS encoding Fic family protein yields the protein MSNYQPPLTVTPRILALVAEVSEQVGLLTAYRNAALTPQLRRGNRIRTIQASLAIENNTLSVEQVTALLDGKRVLGLPREIQEVRNAFATYDAMPDWRAESPSDLLAAHGMLMHGLIDDAGRYRRGGVGIYRGSRLLHMAPPASRVATLVHDLLDWLSNNDWHPLITSCVFHYEFEFIHPFADGNGRMGRLWQTLLLSRWRPAMAYLPVETVIREQQDAYYAALAAADQAAEATPFVEYMLEALLSALVEAKESDQVTDQVTDQVANLLKVLPAGVALKTSDLMHQLGLSHRATFRKSYLHPALAAGLIEMTDPDSPRSPKQQYRRVAK
- a CDS encoding YybH family protein translates to MDQTLQVRQAAADLVAAFASNDTARYFACFSEDATFLFHTLPQPLLSRRAYEDLWAQWQADGFAVLACESGNAHVSLQGDVAIFMHDVATSIRIAGEEHQLSERETIVFRRQGDQWLACHEHLSVVSPA
- a CDS encoding purine-cytosine permease family protein yields the protein MSHSTGIETNGVEQIPDDQRDASPLDLFRLIFGGANTFATAVLGSFPVLFGLSFQAGVWAILLGVGVGALILAPMGLFGALNGTNNAVSSGAHFGVHGRIVGSFLSLLTAVAFFSLSVWSSGDALVGGAKRLAGLPETDLTLGLAYGLFAVLVLVVCIFGFRFMLWVNKIAVWASSLLFLLGIVAFAGPFDAGYAGSVNHGQAGFWAAFVGAAILAMSNPVSFGAFLGDWSRYIPRATPKTRIMLAVIAAQGATLIPFLFGLCTATLVATQAPDYIAANNYVGGLLAVAPSWFFLPVCLIAVIGGMSTGTTALYGTGLDMSSVFPRLLSRAGATLLIGVLAIGFIFVGRFTFNLVQSVSTFAVLIITCTSPWMVIMILGLITRRGFYHADDLQVFTRGQRGGHYWFLHGWNWRGMGAWLPSAAVGLCFVNLPGQFVGPLGDLAGGIDLSLPVTLGLAGVLYLLLLNLFPEPAGVYGPRGPRWVRCKSTAHTPVTTAEMA